A window of the Phaseolus vulgaris cultivar G19833 chromosome 5, P. vulgaris v2.0, whole genome shotgun sequence genome harbors these coding sequences:
- the LOC137835291 gene encoding ultraviolet-B receptor UVR8: MGDRCRHFSIEELPSHLVLDILCSGRLSAMDLVCLELTSKTFGGIHGLYPFKFKSLIDFAAFQLCASHVTYAGMSLISQRELYDRCGGNWKRVLRFLQSVEQSSQMVETSSGNMQITTGKYHTLLISNASVYSCGSCLCGVLGHGSEITQCVAFTRINFPPLARVVHVSASFNHAAFVLQSGEVFTCGDNSASCCGHRDTSRPISRPRLVESLKGIPCKQVAAGLNFTVFLTRQGHVYTCGTNTHGQLGHGDTQDRPTPKMIEVLGSVVQIAAGPSYILSVTENGTVYSFGSGANFCLGHGEQHNEFQPRAVQKFRRKGIHIVRVSAGDEHAVALDSNGFVYTWGKGYCGALGHGDEIEKTTPEMLTSLKNQLAVQVCARKRKTFVLIDSGLVYGFGSMGFGSLGFLDRRVLDKVLKPRILDTLKSHHVSQISTGLFHTVVITSRGKIFGFGDNERAQLGHDTLRSCLEPTQIFNRGI; this comes from the exons ATGGGAGACCGTTGTAGACATTTTTCCATTGAGGAATTGCCATCACATTTGGTTTTAGATATTCTGTGCTCGGGTAGGCTCAGTGCAATGGACCTTGTTTGCTTAGAATTGACTTCCAAAACTTTTGGTGGTATTCATGGCTTGTACCCTTTCAAATTTAAGTCCTTGATTGACTTTGCTGCATTTCAATTGTGTGCCTCCCATGTTACATATGCTGGGATGAGTTTGATTTCTCAGAGGGAGTTGTATGACAGATGTGGAGGAAATTGGAAGCGAGTTTTGAGGTTCTTGCAGTCTGTGGAACAATCCTCTCAGATGGTCGAGACATCATCAGGCAAT ATGCAAATAACAACTGGAAAGTATCACACCTTGTTGATCAGCAATGCTTCTGTCTATTCCTGTGGTTCTTGTTTATGTGGAGTACTTGGTCATGGGTCTGAAATAACACAGTGTGTAGCATTTACCCGGATTAATTTCCCACCTTTGGCACGTGTGGTTCATGTTTCAGCCTCCTTTAATCATGCAGCTTTTGTCTTGCAATCTGGAGAG GTATTCACATGTGGAGATAATTCAGCTTCTTGCTGTGGACACAGAGATACTAGCCGACCAATTTCCAGGCCTCGTCTTGTTGAATCCCTTAAGGGGATTCCTTGCAAACAG GTTGCGGCGGGGCTTAACTTCACAGTTTTCCTCACCAGACAAGGTCATGTTTATACATGTGGAACCAACACACATGGCCAACTTGGTCATGGTGACACTCAGGACAGGCCAACCCCCAAAATGATTGAAGTTCTTGGATCTGTTGTTCAGATTGCTGCAGGACCAAGCTATATCTTATCCGTAACAGAAAATGGAACAGTGTACTCCTTTGGGTCAGGTGCAAATTTCTGTCTTGGCCATGGTGAGCAACACAATGAGTTTCAGCCACGTGCTGTACAGAAATTCAGACGGAAAGGTATTCATATTGTCCGTGTATCTGCTGGGGATGAGCATGCAGTGGCCCTTGACTCAAATGGATTT GTATATACATGGGGCAAGGGATACTGTGGTGCTTTAGGCCATGGCGATGAGATTGAGAAGACAACTCCAGAGATGTTAACTAGTCTTAAGAATCAACTGGCTGTTCag GTCTGTGCAAGGAAGAGGAAAACATTTGTGCTAATTGATTCTGGTTTAGTCTATGGCTTTGGCTCCATGGGATTTGGCAGCCTCGGATTCCTGGACAGAAGGGTATTAGATAAAGTATTGAAACCTCGAATCTTAGATACCTTGAAATCTCACCATGTTTCTCAAATTAGCACTGGCTTGTTCCACACTGTGGTGATCACTAGCAGGGGAAAGATATTTGGCTTTGGAGATAATGAAAGAGCACAACTTGGTCACGACACATTAAGAAGCTGCCTTGAGCCAACTCAAATTTTCAATAGAGGCATCTGA
- the LOC137835292 gene encoding CBS domain-containing protein CBSX5-like, with the protein MAVSFLARDVSDLCLGKPPLRSLSTAATVADALAALKNTDESFISVWLCCEHEKEQELCRCVGKVCMVDVICYLSKEDNLLSPSSALNQPISVILPKDCSLVVHLQPSSSLLEAIDLILQGAQNLVVPILPTKRSGVSRRKQHLKASSTVINSHNGGEFCWLTQEDVIRFLLGSIGVFTPLPALSLDSLGIISSDVLAIDYFSPASSAVGAISKSLAQQTSVAIVDSDGTFIGEISPFTLACCDETVAAAIATLSAGDLMAYIDCGGPPEDLVRVVKARLKEKSLEKMLQEYTVLSSCESLHSAFSSSSDEESPTRTMTRSGRYSRSSSYSARMVRKAEAIVCHPKSSLIAVMIQAIAHRVNYLWVIEDDCSLVGIVTFSDMLKVFREHLETM; encoded by the exons ATGGCAGTGAGCTTTCTGGCGCGCGATGTATCGGACCTCTGCCTTGGGAAGCCGCCGCTGAGGTCGCTGTCCACCGCCGCCACCGTCGCCGACGCCTTGGCCGCGCTGAAAAACACTGACGAGAGTTTCATCAGCGTGTGGCTCTGCTGTGAGCACGAGAAGGAGCAGGAACTGTGCAGATGTGTAGGGAAAGTGTGCATGGTTGATGTTATCTGCTACCTTAGCAAAGAGGACAATCTCTTGTCTCCTTCTTCTGCTCTGAACCAACCCATTTCTGTGATTCTCCCTAAGGATTGCTCCCTCGTTGTGCATCTCCAACCTTCTTCTAG CTTGTTGGAAGCTATTGATCTTATACTCCAAGGGGCACAGAATCTTGTGGTGCCAATATTGCCAACTAAGAGGAGTGGAGTTTCAAGAAGGAAACAGCATCTGAAGGCATCATCAACTGTTATTAACAGCCACAACGGTGGTGAATTCTGCTGGTTGACTCAAGAGGATGTGATTCGATTCCTTCTTGGTTCCATTGGGGTCTTCACTCCACTTCCTGCACTGTCTCTTGACTCTCTTGGGATCATCAGCTCTGATGTGCTTGCCATTGACTACTTCTCCCCTGCATCTTCAGCAGTGGGAGCTATCTCAAAGTCCCTCGCCCAACAAACTTCTGTTGCCATTGTGGACAGTGACGGAACTTTCATTGGGGAGATATCACCCTTCACCCTTGCTTGTTGTGATGAGACGGTTGCGGCCGCCATTGCCACATTGTCTGCAGGGGACTTGATGGCCTACATTGATTGCGGAGGCCCTCCTGAGGATCTTGTGAGAGTGGTAAAGGCTAGGTTGAAGGAGAAGAGTTTGGAGAAAATGCTGCAAGAGTACACAGTTTTGTCATCTTGTGAGAGTTTACACTCTGCATTTTCCTCTTCCTCTGATGAGGAGTCACCAACAAGAACAATGACTAGGTCTGGGAGGTACTCAAGGTCATCTAGCTATTCAGCCAGGATGGTGAGGAAAGCGGAGGCTATAGTTTGTCATCCCAAGAGCTCGCTTATCGCTGTAATGATCCAGGCCATTGCTCATAGAGTGAACTACTTGTGGGTTATTGAGGATGATTGTAGCTTAGTCGGCATTGTTACTTTTTCTGACATGTTGAAAGTGTTCAGAGAACATTTAGAGACCATGTAG